The proteins below are encoded in one region of Flavobacterium nackdongense:
- a CDS encoding NADH-quinone oxidoreductase subunit N, with the protein MNLNSFIAMRQEIFLLTILLLLIVGEIFVNKDKKGRLVPFALNIFIIHTILGFFPIEETSLFGGMFRTNTLIHFFKNTLNVGVFIVLLQSADWIKEKMVPLNKETEFFMLLFSSLLGMYFMISAGDFLMFYIGLELSTLPVAALVAWETSKRISSEAGVKFILSAGLASGASLFGISLLYAATGSIYFEAISAVLTSSNLTLLGFILFFAGLAFKISLVPFHFWTADVYEGAPIGVASYLSVISKGAAAFILMILLFTVLKPLMHVWENIVYVIALATMFIGNLFALRQQNMKRFLAFSSIAQAGFILLGLITGTQLGTATVVYFVLVYVFSNLAAFGVVQAIALQTGKENRDDYNGLYRTNPNLSLVMMLALFSLAGIPPVAGFFGKFFLFAAAASKGYYFLVFLAVVNVTISLYYYLLVVRAMFIRRSETPIQYFKSKIYMRLGLIATVLGILVLGLYSPLYDYIFELSTLFNK; encoded by the coding sequence ATGAATTTGAACAGTTTTATCGCAATGCGACAAGAAATTTTCCTCTTAACAATTCTATTATTGTTGATTGTAGGCGAAATTTTCGTAAATAAAGACAAAAAGGGGCGTCTTGTGCCTTTCGCACTTAATATATTTATAATCCACACAATTCTTGGATTTTTTCCTATTGAAGAAACTAGTTTATTTGGCGGAATGTTTCGCACCAATACACTAATTCATTTCTTCAAAAACACACTAAATGTGGGTGTATTTATAGTCCTACTTCAATCGGCCGATTGGATTAAAGAAAAAATGGTACCGCTAAATAAAGAAACCGAATTCTTTATGTTGTTGTTTTCTTCCCTTCTCGGAATGTATTTTATGATTTCGGCGGGTGATTTTCTAATGTTTTACATCGGGTTAGAATTATCGACATTGCCTGTGGCAGCTTTGGTAGCTTGGGAAACATCCAAAAGAATTTCAAGTGAAGCGGGAGTTAAGTTTATCCTTTCAGCAGGATTAGCCTCGGGAGCATCTTTATTTGGTATCTCACTTTTGTATGCAGCTACGGGTTCCATTTATTTTGAAGCGATTTCAGCAGTTTTAACTTCAAGTAACTTAACGTTATTAGGTTTCATTCTGTTTTTTGCAGGATTGGCATTCAAAATATCTTTGGTTCCGTTCCATTTCTGGACCGCCGATGTGTATGAAGGAGCGCCAATTGGAGTTGCGTCCTATTTATCGGTAATTTCAAAAGGAGCCGCAGCCTTTATCTTGATGATTTTATTGTTTACCGTTCTAAAACCCTTGATGCACGTTTGGGAAAACATCGTTTATGTTATTGCCCTTGCCACTATGTTTATCGGTAACTTATTCGCTTTACGCCAACAAAATATGAAGCGCTTCTTAGCTTTTTCATCGATTGCGCAAGCCGGTTTTATCCTTTTGGGTTTAATAACTGGCACCCAATTAGGAACTGCTACCGTTGTGTATTTTGTGTTAGTATATGTGTTCTCGAATCTGGCTGCTTTTGGTGTGGTACAAGCCATTGCATTGCAAACCGGAAAAGAAAACAGAGACGATTATAACGGTCTATACCGAACCAATCCTAATCTAAGTTTGGTAATGATGTTAGCCTTGTTCTCCCTAGCTGGAATTCCACCGGTGGCAGGTTTTTTTGGAAAATTCTTCCTATTCGCCGCAGCGGCAAGCAAAGGATATTACTTTTTGGTTTTCTTGGCAGTAGTCAACGTAACGATCTCTCTTTACTATTATTTATTGGTAGTAAGAGCGATGTTCATCAGAAGAAGCGAGACTCCAATTCAATATTTCAAAAGTAAGATTTATATGCGTCTAGGACTAATTGCTACCGTTTTAGGTATTCTTGTTCTAGGATTATACAGCCCATTATACGATTACATTTTTGAATTAAGCACCCTTTTTAATAAATAA
- a CDS encoding complex I subunit 4 family protein, whose protein sequence is MDILSLFVIVPVLTVMALVFAKGLKQARIISMIGSFVQLGMAINLLFVYLKERAGDKSVMLFTQDYVWFKNFNVHYAIGVDGVSVALLLLTALVVLAGVFISWKTDDLPKEFFISLLVLATGVYGFFISLDLFTMFVFYEIAVIPMYLLIGIWGSGPKEYSAMKLTLMLMGASAVLLVGVLGIYFNSNADGGALTFNILEIAKVNIPFEAQKLFFPLTFVGFAVLGALFPFHTWSPDGHASAPTAVSMLHAGVLMKLGGYGVFRIAMFLLPLGAIEWSWFFIILSAIGVIYGAFGALKQTDLKYINAYSSVSHLGMVLFALLMLNKTAWNGAILQSLSHGFMTALFFALIGMIYGRTHTRDITKLGGLLKVMPFISVIYVIAGLASLGLPGFSGFIAEMNIFVGAFQHEEMFYRVATVISVSAIVVTAVYILRVLGIMLMGEVKNEEFLDLPKATWFEITGILLLLIPMLGMGVAPLWLSDMTMESLQPFIQGVLNHL, encoded by the coding sequence ATGGATATTTTATCACTTTTTGTAATTGTACCTGTACTCACAGTTATGGCTTTGGTTTTCGCCAAAGGTTTAAAACAAGCTCGAATTATTTCAATGATTGGAAGTTTCGTCCAACTCGGAATGGCTATCAATTTGCTTTTCGTTTATTTAAAAGAAAGAGCTGGCGATAAGAGCGTAATGCTTTTCACTCAGGATTATGTTTGGTTCAAAAATTTCAATGTGCATTATGCCATCGGAGTGGATGGCGTATCGGTAGCTTTATTGTTATTGACCGCACTTGTGGTTTTAGCAGGTGTTTTCATCTCTTGGAAAACCGATGATTTACCCAAAGAATTTTTCATTTCGCTTTTAGTTTTGGCCACTGGAGTATACGGATTCTTCATTTCGCTCGATTTGTTTACGATGTTTGTGTTCTACGAAATAGCTGTAATCCCGATGTATTTGCTGATTGGAATTTGGGGCTCAGGGCCAAAAGAGTATTCGGCAATGAAGTTGACTTTAATGTTGATGGGAGCTTCTGCCGTTTTATTAGTTGGCGTGTTGGGAATTTATTTCAATTCCAATGCTGATGGAGGAGCGCTAACCTTTAATATTTTGGAAATTGCCAAAGTAAACATTCCATTTGAAGCACAGAAATTATTTTTCCCTTTGACTTTTGTTGGTTTTGCGGTTCTAGGCGCTTTATTTCCTTTTCATACTTGGTCACCAGATGGTCACGCTTCGGCGCCAACAGCAGTTTCGATGCTTCACGCGGGAGTTTTAATGAAATTAGGAGGTTATGGTGTATTCAGAATTGCGATGTTTTTATTGCCTTTGGGCGCGATTGAATGGTCTTGGTTCTTCATCATATTATCCGCTATTGGAGTCATTTACGGAGCCTTTGGAGCATTAAAACAAACCGATTTAAAATACATCAATGCCTATTCCTCAGTGAGTCACCTTGGAATGGTGTTATTCGCTTTATTGATGCTGAACAAAACCGCTTGGAACGGAGCTATTCTACAATCTTTATCTCACGGATTTATGACTGCCTTATTCTTCGCCTTAATCGGGATGATTTACGGAAGAACACACACAAGGGACATCACGAAATTAGGAGGATTATTGAAAGTGATGCCATTTATTTCTGTGATTTATGTTATTGCAGGTTTGGCATCCTTGGGTTTGCCTGGATTTAGTGGTTTCATTGCTGAAATGAACATCTTCGTTGGTGCTTTCCAACACGAAGAAATGTTCTACAGAGTAGCCACCGTAATTTCGGTATCGGCCATTGTGGTTACAGCAGTGTACATCTTACGTGTACTAGGTATAATGCTAATGGGAGAGGTAAAAAACGAAGAGTTTTTAGATTTACCTAAGGCAACTTGGTTCGAAATAACAGGTATTTTGCTATTATTAATTCCAATGTTAGGTATGGGTGTTGCTCCACTTTGGTTGAGCGATATGACAATGGAAAGCCTTCAACCATTTATTCAAGGAGTATTAAATCATTTATAA
- the nuoL gene encoding NADH-quinone oxidoreductase subunit L, with the protein MDISYIVFIPLIPLAVFLLLGIGYQKIKPAVSGYIGVAGLATSAALSYFAAYQYFFVSGKVDGVYQTLVEKTVWMNFTDTLHIDMGILIDPISIMMLVVVTTISLMVHIYSRGYMHGDNGYTKFFAFLSLFTFSMLGLVLATNLFQIYIFWELVGVSSYLLIGYYYTKTSAVAAAKKAFIVTRFADFGFLIGIMIVGHYAGSFDFQTLNAVNPEGEGLLMQWGASSFMGLSVITWGLLLIFMGGAGKSAMFPLHIWLPDAMEGPTPVSALIHAATMVVAGVYLVARLFPMYYFVEGGYVLNIVAYVGGFSSLFAAVIALTQTDIKRVLAFSTMSQIGYMMLALGVSSYKGHEGVGYMASMFHLFTHAMFKALLFLGAGSVIHAVHSNYLKDMGGLRKYMPITNITFLIAALAIAGVPPFAGFWSKDEILVAAFEKNQLLYFVGLFVAGLTAFYMFRLYFGIFWGKETKYHHAPHESPMSMAFPLLFLALMSIVAGFIPFSEFVTADKMGFEAHLNVPLAAVAVGTGLVGIILAWIFYKKENDLADKFSNAFGMFYKWTYHKFYFDEIYMFITKKIIFNLVSTPIAKFDKKYVDGTMEGIGNKTVIISEKIKGLQSGRLQDYAMFFVSGVVIIALVFIYLWTN; encoded by the coding sequence ATGGACATCTCTTATATAGTATTTATTCCGTTAATTCCACTAGCTGTTTTCTTGCTTTTGGGAATTGGGTACCAGAAAATCAAACCAGCGGTTTCTGGATACATTGGAGTTGCTGGATTAGCCACATCTGCAGCACTTTCTTATTTTGCTGCTTACCAGTACTTCTTCGTAAGCGGAAAAGTCGATGGCGTGTACCAAACCCTTGTAGAAAAAACCGTTTGGATGAACTTCACAGATACTTTACACATCGATATGGGAATTTTGATAGATCCAATATCCATAATGATGCTCGTTGTAGTAACTACCATTTCCTTAATGGTGCACATTTACAGTAGAGGGTATATGCACGGCGATAACGGATATACTAAATTCTTCGCTTTTTTATCGCTGTTTACATTTTCGATGCTAGGATTAGTTTTAGCTACCAACCTTTTCCAAATCTACATTTTCTGGGAATTGGTGGGTGTTTCATCCTATTTATTAATTGGCTATTATTATACCAAAACTTCAGCAGTTGCGGCTGCCAAAAAAGCGTTCATTGTTACCCGATTTGCCGATTTTGGCTTCTTGATTGGAATTATGATAGTTGGTCATTATGCTGGATCTTTCGATTTTCAAACCTTGAATGCTGTAAATCCTGAAGGCGAAGGATTGCTAATGCAATGGGGAGCTTCTTCCTTTATGGGATTATCGGTAATAACTTGGGGATTGCTTCTAATATTTATGGGTGGAGCCGGAAAATCGGCAATGTTTCCATTACACATTTGGTTACCCGATGCGATGGAAGGGCCAACACCGGTTTCAGCTTTAATTCACGCAGCAACAATGGTTGTTGCAGGAGTTTATTTGGTGGCTCGATTATTCCCGATGTATTATTTTGTCGAAGGTGGATATGTATTGAATATAGTAGCTTATGTGGGCGGTTTCTCTTCTTTGTTTGCAGCAGTAATTGCACTGACCCAGACCGATATTAAACGAGTTTTGGCTTTTTCGACGATGTCACAAATTGGTTATATGATGCTAGCTTTAGGCGTTTCGAGTTACAAAGGTCACGAAGGAGTTGGTTATATGGCGTCTATGTTCCATTTGTTTACTCACGCGATGTTCAAAGCCTTATTATTCTTGGGTGCTGGTTCTGTAATTCACGCGGTTCACAGCAATTATCTCAAAGATATGGGCGGATTGCGCAAGTATATGCCGATTACGAATATTACGTTCTTGATTGCGGCATTGGCGATTGCCGGAGTGCCACCATTTGCGGGATTTTGGAGTAAAGACGAAATCTTAGTCGCTGCTTTCGAAAAAAATCAATTACTATATTTTGTTGGACTTTTTGTAGCAGGATTGACAGCCTTTTATATGTTCCGATTGTATTTTGGAATATTCTGGGGCAAAGAAACCAAATACCATCACGCTCCGCACGAATCGCCAATGTCAATGGCTTTTCCTTTATTGTTCTTGGCTTTAATGAGTATCGTAGCCGGATTTATACCTTTCAGCGAATTTGTAACTGCCGACAAAATGGGTTTTGAAGCGCATTTGAATGTACCACTAGCAGCGGTTGCTGTTGGAACCGGATTAGTCGGTATTATTTTGGCTTGGATTTTCTACAAAAAAGAAAATGATTTGGCTGACAAATTTTCCAATGCTTTTGGTATGTTCTACAAATGGACTTATCACAAATTCTATTTCGATGAAATCTATATGTTTATTACCAAAAAAATTATCTTCAATTTAGTTTCCACTCCTATTGCCAAATTCGACAAGAAATATGTGGACGGAACTATGGAAGGCATTGGAAACAAAACGGTTATCATTTCCGAAAAAATAAAAGGATTACAATCTGGAAGATTACAAGATTACGCTATGTTTTTTGTTTCTGGCGTTGTGATTATAGCCTTGGTTTTTATTTATTTATGGACAAACTAA
- the nuoK gene encoding NADH-quinone oxidoreductase subunit NuoK, protein MIAGISIYEIFTLTSILFFIGIYGFITRKNLISVLISLELILNASAINFVVINKYLYPDVLQGVFFSIFIIAVAAAETALAVAIIINLYRQISSVEVKDTEIMKY, encoded by the coding sequence ATGATAGCCGGAATTAGCATCTACGAAATTTTTACCCTCACCTCTATTCTATTTTTTATAGGTATTTATGGGTTTATTACCCGAAAAAACTTGATCTCGGTTTTAATATCGCTCGAGTTGATTTTAAATGCTTCGGCGATAAATTTTGTTGTCATCAACAAATATTTATATCCCGATGTATTGCAGGGCGTTTTCTTTTCGATTTTTATTATTGCTGTGGCTGCCGCCGAAACTGCGTTGGCTGTTGCAATAATCATTAATCTTTACAGACAAATCAGTTCTGTTGAAGTGAAGGACACTGAAATTATGAAGTATTAA
- a CDS encoding NADH-quinone oxidoreductase subunit J family protein, with protein MEKVIFYILALIMIVSAIASVSSRKMLRSVIYLLFVLIGVAGIYFLIDYNFLAAVQLTVYAGGIIVLVIFSVLLVHHIEMQLEMAKLSKKILTGLACLIGLGVFLFTIYTNDFTVIENSKTTTVEDIGRGLLSYDAGGFILPFEVISILLLAAMIGAIIIGKGDKLTKNDDTL; from the coding sequence ATGGAAAAAGTTATATTTTACATTTTAGCCTTGATAATGATTGTATCAGCCATTGCTTCTGTAAGCAGTCGCAAAATGCTTCGATCAGTGATTTACTTATTGTTTGTTCTCATCGGGGTAGCGGGAATTTACTTCTTAATTGATTACAATTTCTTAGCCGCCGTTCAATTGACGGTTTATGCAGGAGGGATTATCGTCTTGGTTATTTTCTCGGTTTTATTGGTACATCATATCGAAATGCAATTGGAAATGGCCAAATTATCCAAAAAAATCCTTACTGGCCTAGCTTGTCTGATTGGACTTGGTGTTTTCTTATTCACCATTTATACTAATGATTTCACAGTGATAGAAAATTCGAAAACCACCACTGTTGAAGATATCGGTCGTGGACTTTTGAGCTACGACGCAGGCGGATTTATTTTACCTTTTGAAGTAATCAGTATTCTGTTGTTGGCCGCTATGATTGGAGCCATCATTATTGGAAAAGGAGACAAACTAACTAAAAACGACGACACATTATGA
- a CDS encoding 4Fe-4S binding protein yields MSYFSDIYNGVKTLLTGMSVTGKYFLHSRKGAITQQYPDNRATLQMFERFRGEVVMPHDEKNEHRCTGCQKCELACPNGSIEIIWDRQIDPETGKKKKMIDKHIYHLGMCTMCSLCIEACPTDAIKWAQNFENSVYDRTYLTRVLNKPGSKVVPGLED; encoded by the coding sequence ATGAGTTATTTTTCAGATATATATAATGGTGTAAAAACACTTCTCACAGGAATGAGTGTCACCGGAAAGTATTTTTTACATTCCAGAAAAGGGGCTATAACCCAACAATATCCTGACAACAGAGCTACATTACAAATGTTCGAACGTTTTCGTGGTGAGGTAGTGATGCCGCACGACGAAAAAAACGAACACCGTTGTACCGGTTGCCAAAAATGTGAATTGGCTTGCCCGAACGGAAGTATCGAAATTATTTGGGACAGACAAATTGACCCAGAAACCGGCAAAAAGAAAAAAATGATAGACAAACACATTTATCATTTAGGAATGTGCACGATGTGTAGTTTATGCATCGAAGCCTGTCCTACCGATGCTATCAAATGGGCGCAGAATTTTGAAAATTCCGTTTACGATAGAACGTACCTCACTAGAGTTTTAAACAAACCAGGATCAAAAGTGGTTCCTGGACTAGAAGATTAA
- the nuoH gene encoding NADH-quinone oxidoreductase subunit NuoH, with protein sequence MNITKNIHEWLFSLMPETTASIVEMLLIAVVYLGIFAVAGLYLVLLERRVAAWFQLRLGPNRVGYQGLLQTMADALKLVSKELTGTIKADKFLYNLAPYFVIVTALMAMSLFPFTKEFQAFDINIGIFFLIAISSIGVIGILLAGWSSNNKFALIGAMRSGVQTISYELSVGLSLLTMVLMTGSLQLSQIVEVQEKGGWLIVQGHIPAIIAFCIYMIAGTAETNRAPFDLVEAESELGAGFHTEYSGMKFAYFFLAEFINMFIIASIATTVFFGAYLSPFGITENIPLLGVFWFLIKTLAIIFLMMWFRWTFPRLRIDQLLVLEWKYLLPLNLMNLIIMALMVLLGLTIQF encoded by the coding sequence ATGAACATTACAAAAAATATTCACGAATGGCTTTTTAGCCTGATGCCAGAAACTACTGCAAGCATTGTAGAAATGCTATTGATAGCTGTAGTTTACCTCGGTATTTTTGCAGTTGCCGGTTTGTACTTGGTTTTACTCGAAAGAAGAGTAGCCGCTTGGTTTCAATTGCGTTTGGGTCCAAACAGAGTAGGATACCAAGGTTTATTACAAACTATGGCCGATGCCCTGAAATTAGTTTCCAAAGAGTTAACAGGAACAATCAAAGCAGACAAGTTTTTATACAATTTAGCTCCCTATTTTGTTATCGTAACCGCCTTGATGGCGATGTCGCTTTTCCCTTTTACTAAGGAATTTCAAGCCTTTGACATCAATATTGGTATTTTCTTTTTAATAGCCATTTCCTCCATTGGAGTTATCGGAATTTTATTAGCAGGTTGGAGTAGTAACAACAAATTTGCCTTAATTGGTGCGATGCGAAGCGGTGTTCAAACCATTAGCTACGAACTGTCCGTTGGATTATCGCTTTTGACAATGGTTTTAATGACGGGTTCTTTGCAACTATCCCAAATTGTCGAAGTTCAAGAAAAAGGAGGTTGGCTAATTGTTCAAGGACACATTCCTGCCATCATCGCTTTTTGCATCTATATGATTGCCGGAACCGCCGAAACCAATAGAGCTCCTTTCGATTTGGTAGAAGCCGAATCTGAATTGGGTGCTGGTTTCCACACCGAATACTCGGGAATGAAGTTCGCCTACTTCTTCTTGGCAGAATTTATCAATATGTTTATCATCGCCTCCATCGCTACAACAGTATTCTTCGGAGCGTATTTATCTCCTTTTGGAATAACCGAAAATATTCCTTTGCTTGGTGTATTTTGGTTCTTAATAAAAACATTAGCAATAATCTTTTTAATGATGTGGTTCCGATGGACATTCCCAAGACTAAGAATTGACCAATTGCTGGTATTGGAATGGAAATATTTGCTTCCGCTAAACTTAATGAACTTGATTATAATGGCGTTGATGGTATTGCTTGGATTAACAATTCAATTTTAG
- a CDS encoding REP-associated tyrosine transposase → MSRKYKFHEKDGAYFISFATVYWIDVFTRDDYFGCMIESLDYCRKNKGMEIYGYCIMPSHIHLIFRSSLGDPSGLIRDLKGFTSRKILKVIEENPQESRKEWLLWMFERAGKKNSNVKFRQFWQQNNNPIEIWSLKVFEQKLDYIHNNPVEAGFVTDPIDWKYSSARNYGNNDSTILEIDLN, encoded by the coding sequence ATGAGTAGAAAATATAAATTTCACGAAAAGGATGGAGCCTATTTTATAAGTTTTGCTACTGTTTATTGGATAGATGTTTTTACTAGAGATGATTATTTTGGTTGTATGATTGAGTCGTTAGATTATTGTAGAAAAAATAAAGGGATGGAAATTTATGGTTATTGCATTATGCCGAGTCATATCCATTTAATTTTTAGATCATCATTAGGTGATCCATCAGGTTTAATAAGAGATTTAAAAGGATTTACGTCAAGAAAAATTTTAAAAGTAATTGAAGAAAATCCTCAAGAAAGCAGAAAAGAATGGTTGCTGTGGATGTTTGAAAGAGCTGGAAAGAAAAACAGTAATGTGAAATTTAGACAATTTTGGCAACAAAACAATAACCCAATTGAAATTTGGTCATTGAAAGTTTTTGAGCAAAAATTAGATTACATTCATAACAATCCTGTTGAAGCAGGTTTTGTGACCGACCCAATAGATTGGAAATATAGTAGTGCAAGAAATTATGGGAACAACGACAGTACAATTTTAGAAATAGATTTAAATTAA
- a CDS encoding NADH-quinone oxidoreductase subunit D codes for MDTTITNNFKSEEYQINMGPQHPATHGVLRLLLTIDGEIIKRVEPDLGYIHRSIEKMCERDSYQQIVHLTDRMDYLSSHINNEAVCLTVENALQLEIPERVKVIRTIIAELTRIASHTLWWGVMGMDVGALTTYFYGFRDREMINDIFEETCGARLTMNYNIPGGLMFDIHPNFVKRTKEFIAHFKTKLPEYDLLLSNNIIFRKRMEGIGILTKEDAISFGASGPVGRASGYSCDVRKHHSYSAYDKVKFNEVLKTEGDTYARYQVRVLEMWESLSIIEQLIDNIPEGDFFAKTNTVIKLPEGEYYQKVETARGELGVYIVSTGTKNPYRMKFRSPGFSNLSLLNHIAVGGKIGDLVATMATLDLVIPDIDR; via the coding sequence ATGGATACAACTATAACCAACAATTTTAAATCCGAAGAATATCAAATAAATATGGGGCCGCAACACCCTGCCACGCACGGCGTTTTGCGACTTTTATTGACCATTGACGGTGAAATAATCAAAAGAGTAGAACCCGATTTAGGTTATATCCACCGTTCTATCGAAAAAATGTGCGAGCGCGATAGTTACCAACAAATCGTGCATTTGACCGACCGAATGGATTATCTTTCTTCGCATATCAACAACGAAGCCGTTTGCCTTACCGTAGAAAATGCGCTTCAATTGGAAATTCCAGAACGTGTAAAAGTCATTCGAACCATCATTGCCGAATTGACCCGAATCGCATCTCACACATTGTGGTGGGGCGTTATGGGAATGGACGTTGGCGCTTTAACAACTTACTTTTACGGTTTTAGAGATCGAGAAATGATTAACGATATTTTCGAGGAAACTTGTGGCGCTCGTTTGACGATGAACTATAACATTCCCGGAGGTTTAATGTTCGACATTCACCCAAATTTTGTGAAAAGAACAAAAGAGTTTATCGCTCATTTCAAAACCAAACTTCCAGAATACGATTTGCTTTTGAGTAACAATATCATCTTCCGAAAAAGGATGGAAGGCATTGGTATTTTAACCAAAGAAGATGCAATTTCTTTTGGAGCTTCTGGCCCTGTGGGTCGTGCCTCTGGCTATTCTTGCGATGTGAGAAAGCACCATTCATACAGTGCTTACGACAAAGTAAAGTTCAACGAAGTATTGAAAACCGAAGGCGATACTTATGCCCGTTACCAAGTGAGAGTTTTAGAAATGTGGGAATCCTTGTCGATAATCGAACAATTAATTGACAATATTCCTGAAGGTGATTTTTTTGCTAAAACCAATACCGTAATCAAATTGCCAGAAGGCGAATATTACCAAAAAGTAGAAACTGCAAGAGGAGAATTAGGGGTTTACATCGTTAGTACTGGAACAAAAAATCCGTACCGAATGAAATTCCGTTCGCCAGGATTTTCTAATTTATCTTTATTAAATCATATTGCTGTAGGTGGGAAAATTGGAGATTTAGTGGCAACTATGGCAACATTAGACCTTGTAATCCCTGATATCGACCGATAA
- a CDS encoding NADH-quinone oxidoreductase subunit C, producing the protein MINEALQNLIISWIPELEFTAEKSQFLNITVPPEQLHALMTQLKSNPETNFDYLFCLTGMDWGAALGVVYHLESTTHRHQLVVKVKTEDRENPILDTVCDIWRTAEFHEREVFDFFGIQFTNHPNLKRLFLTEEWDGFPLRKDYVDEINMVIK; encoded by the coding sequence ATGATTAACGAAGCCTTACAAAATTTAATAATCAGTTGGATTCCCGAATTGGAATTCACTGCAGAGAAATCCCAGTTTTTAAATATCACTGTTCCGCCCGAACAACTTCACGCACTAATGACGCAATTAAAAAGCAATCCCGAAACGAATTTCGATTATTTGTTTTGCTTAACTGGTATGGATTGGGGTGCGGCATTAGGTGTTGTTTATCATCTGGAATCCACTACTCACAGACATCAATTGGTAGTAAAAGTAAAAACCGAAGATCGGGAAAACCCGATACTAGATACCGTTTGCGACATTTGGCGTACTGCCGAATTCCACGAAAGAGAAGTTTTTGACTTCTTCGGAATACAATTCACCAATCATCCAAATCTAAAAAGACTCTTCCTGACCGAAGAATGGGATGGATTTCCGTTGAGAAAAGATTATGTAGATGAAATTAATATGGTTATCAAATAA